Proteins co-encoded in one Armatimonadota bacterium genomic window:
- a CDS encoding aspartate aminotransferase family protein, whose protein sequence is MEIPCIKTELPGPKASKFIEMSKKYEPHSMSDQVPAVWRSAKGAVVEDVDGNLFIDFTSGVLVTNVGHCHPNHVQAIQEQAAELMNSYDFVNPWRAQLAAKLVGITSPNLDKAFILSTGAEATEAAIKVARRYTGKYEIIAFHGAFHGRTYMAMSVGGKQGVKRHFGPMVPGILHAPFCYCYRCVFEQTYPKCNYTCLRYLDHLLETESTGSVAALITESYQGGAGSIIPPGDYMQRLKRWCEERDILFILDEVQSSFGRTGKMFAYEHWGIEPNLLCLGKGIGSGVPISALVGESRILDVLEPGSMSSTNGGNPLCSRAALTAIQIIEEEGLAERAADLGQKMINRLNEMKEKYEMIGDVRGMGLAVGVEVVKDKVSKTPDAEMTRRITQEAFKRGLILIAPIGFYGNVIRIAPPLVIPEDLMMKGLDILEAAVSSL, encoded by the coding sequence ATGGAAATACCATGCATTAAGACAGAACTACCAGGCCCAAAAGCCTCAAAGTTTATTGAAATGTCAAAAAAGTACGAGCCACATTCAATGTCAGATCAGGTGCCTGCTGTGTGGCGAAGTGCTAAAGGCGCCGTTGTAGAGGATGTGGATGGCAACCTGTTCATTGATTTTACATCCGGCGTGCTTGTCACTAATGTGGGCCATTGCCATCCGAATCATGTCCAGGCAATCCAAGAGCAAGCTGCCGAATTGATGAACTCATATGATTTTGTGAACCCTTGGCGAGCCCAGTTGGCTGCAAAACTAGTGGGGATTACATCTCCGAATTTAGATAAAGCGTTCATCCTCTCAACTGGTGCAGAGGCTACGGAAGCCGCAATCAAGGTTGCAAGAAGATACACAGGCAAATATGAGATTATCGCGTTCCATGGTGCATTCCATGGGCGGACATACATGGCGATGTCCGTTGGAGGAAAGCAGGGCGTAAAGCGACACTTTGGACCAATGGTTCCCGGCATTCTGCATGCGCCGTTCTGTTATTGCTACCGATGTGTCTTCGAGCAAACGTATCCAAAGTGCAATTATACATGCCTGCGCTATCTCGACCACTTGCTGGAAACTGAGAGCACAGGTTCTGTGGCAGCGTTAATTACAGAATCCTATCAAGGTGGTGCAGGCTCGATTATTCCGCCGGGTGACTACATGCAAAGGCTAAAGAGGTGGTGTGAAGAACGTGATATCCTCTTCATATTAGATGAGGTTCAATCATCGTTTGGACGCACCGGGAAAATGTTTGCCTATGAGCATTGGGGCATTGAGCCGAACCTTTTATGCCTGGGCAAGGGCATTGGAAGCGGAGTGCCCATTTCGGCGCTGGTCGGTGAATCTCGGATACTTGATGTTTTGGAACCAGGAAGTATGTCGAGCACCAACGGCGGAAATCCTTTATGTTCAAGGGCTGCTTTGACTGCAATTCAGATTATAGAAGAAGAAGGACTTGCGGAGAGAGCAGCAGATCTTGGACAAAAGATGATTAATCGCCTAAATGAAATGAAGGAAAAATATGAAATGATAGGCGACGTCCGAGGAATGGGTTTAGCTGTCGGCGTTGAGGTAGTAAAGGACAAAGTGAGCAAAACTCCAGATGCCGAAATGACTCGCCGAATCACCCAGGAAGCATTCAAGCGGGGGTTAATCCTAATAGCCCCGATTGGTTTCTATGGCAATGTTATTCGCATCGCTCCGCCGCTTGTCATTCCTGAGGACTTGATGATGAAAGGGTTGGATATTTTAGAGGCGGCTGTAAGCAGCCTTTAA
- a CDS encoding carbohydrate ABC transporter permease has product MGIKRGGNENKLKKILILIPVEAILIAYAIIVVYPMIWLISVSLKTSYEIFTNPWLPTLKPQWQNFIDAWQRAEIGRCFFNSVIVTSISMFFILLIGSMAAYALARFVFRGREIVHTAFISGMMFPVFLGIVPLYLLLSRLNMLDNYFGLITAYVAFSLSFTIFVLTGFFKTLPYELAEAGLIDGCSHFSVFWRIMLPLAKPGLITAGIFNFFGIWNEYPLALVIISSNELRTLPLGIANLLMVEHYETNWGVLFAGLVIVMIPTLIVYLFFQRQITEGLTAGALKG; this is encoded by the coding sequence ATGGGCATTAAGCGTGGTGGGAATGAGAATAAGCTAAAAAAGATTCTAATTCTGATACCTGTCGAGGCGATTCTCATTGCATATGCCATTATTGTTGTCTACCCAATGATTTGGCTTATCTCTGTTTCGCTGAAGACGTCGTATGAAATTTTTACAAATCCTTGGCTACCAACTCTAAAACCCCAGTGGCAAAACTTTATTGATGCTTGGCAAAGAGCCGAGATTGGGCGGTGTTTCTTTAATAGCGTAATCGTCACCTCAATTTCTATGTTTTTCATCCTACTTATTGGTTCAATGGCGGCTTATGCCCTTGCGCGCTTTGTCTTTCGAGGGCGAGAGATAGTGCACACTGCCTTTATTAGCGGAATGATGTTTCCTGTGTTTCTCGGCATTGTTCCGCTCTACCTCCTACTTAGCCGGTTAAATATGCTCGACAATTATTTTGGATTAATAACCGCCTATGTTGCATTCTCGTTATCCTTCACCATATTTGTCCTTACTGGTTTCTTTAAAACGTTGCCCTATGAACTTGCAGAGGCCGGCCTAATAGACGGATGCTCGCATTTCTCCGTCTTCTGGCGGATTATGCTTCCCCTTGCCAAACCAGGGCTGATTACGGCTGGAATCTTTAATTTCTTTGGCATTTGGAATGAATATCCGCTGGCACTTGTCATTATAAGTAGCAATGAACTCCGAACTCTGCCTCTTGGAATTGCCAACCTCCTGATGGTTGAACACTATGAGACAAATTGGGGGGTGCTCTTTGCGGGTTTAGTAATCGTAATGATCCCCACACTCATTGTATATCTCTTCTTCCAACGTCAAATTACCGAAGGTCTCACCGCAGGTGCGTTGAAGGGATAA
- a CDS encoding extracellular solute-binding protein: protein MRRTLYILAFLVLVSLVTGGCGKKQAKEEGKIIIEVASFQGGFGLDFFEYAAREYEKLHPNVKIKVWGNPRIWEQLRPRFVKGNPPDLTWPGWGMDVWGLVAEGKVLEMDKYLETKAYGQNVKWKDTFYPDLLEKGKYNGHYYIIPYNLNITGWWYNVNMFKKHGWTPPKTYDELLVLCEKIKKAGIAPLTYQGKYQAYTLRGFLIPWAISIGGLQAYKDAQNLKPGAWNSPAFLKAAEMIAELRDRGYFQKGAMGMSHTEAQMEFILGRAAMIPCGTWLGSEMKNQIPPGFKMDFINPPVVKGGKGDPSIVSAGPESWIIPKEGKHHDIAADFFKFMSSIDMAKKFIVQKNTLMSIKGAAEQVKLPPDLVSAAKCMREAKATWDMDFEQWYPSMKAATESAMGALLSGEMTPKQCVDAMEAAAEKVRKDKSIPKHKI, encoded by the coding sequence ATGAGGAGAACACTTTACATCTTAGCATTTTTGGTTTTGGTTTCCCTTGTAACTGGGGGCTGCGGCAAAAAACAAGCCAAAGAGGAAGGCAAGATCATAATCGAAGTTGCTTCATTTCAAGGTGGCTTTGGACTCGACTTTTTTGAGTACGCCGCTCGTGAATACGAAAAACTTCATCCAAATGTAAAAATTAAGGTGTGGGGCAACCCGAGAATTTGGGAACAACTCCGGCCAAGGTTTGTGAAAGGCAATCCACCCGACTTAACATGGCCCGGCTGGGGAATGGACGTATGGGGTCTCGTGGCAGAGGGTAAAGTCCTGGAAATGGACAAGTATTTGGAAACGAAGGCATATGGCCAGAACGTCAAGTGGAAGGACACATTTTACCCTGACTTACTTGAAAAAGGAAAGTACAATGGGCATTATTATATCATTCCCTATAACCTAAATATCACCGGTTGGTGGTACAACGTCAACATGTTTAAGAAACATGGTTGGACTCCACCCAAGACATACGATGAACTGCTTGTTTTATGCGAAAAGATAAAGAAAGCAGGAATTGCCCCTCTTACTTATCAAGGCAAATATCAAGCCTACACACTTCGAGGCTTTCTTATTCCATGGGCAATTAGCATCGGCGGACTTCAAGCTTACAAAGACGCACAAAACCTAAAACCAGGAGCGTGGAACAGTCCGGCATTCCTTAAAGCCGCCGAAATGATAGCCGAGCTTCGTGACAGAGGTTACTTCCAAAAAGGCGCAATGGGAATGAGCCACACAGAAGCGCAAATGGAATTCATCCTCGGTCGCGCCGCCATGATTCCTTGCGGCACATGGTTAGGTTCGGAAATGAAGAACCAAATACCTCCTGGTTTCAAGATGGACTTCATCAACCCACCGGTTGTAAAGGGAGGCAAAGGGGATCCCTCCATCGTCTCAGCAGGGCCAGAAAGCTGGATAATTCCGAAAGAAGGCAAGCATCACGACATTGCCGCTGACTTTTTCAAATTTATGAGCTCAATAGATATGGCAAAGAAGTTCATCGTTCAAAAGAACACACTAATGTCCATCAAAGGAGCCGCTGAGCAGGTTAAATTACCTCCTGATCTTGTGTCGGCTGCAAAATGCATGCGCGAGGCTAAGGCAACGTGGGACATGGACTTTGAGCAATGGTACCCGTCAATGAAAGCAGCCACTGAGAGTGCAATGGGCGCACTCCTTAGCGGGGAAATGACGCCAAAACAATGCGTGGATGCCATGGAAGCAGCAGCCGAAAAAGTACGAAAAGACAAATCAATACCAAAACATAAAATTTGA
- a CDS encoding ArgE/DapE family deacylase codes for MDAKISSLIDQWSNNATSLLANLISFRSTVGNEGEVQRFLADYICELGFEPRLVPIHPGIEMDPDYTLVPNHKGYEGRANLVFTLPGNGKGKSIILNTHVDVVPGPDELFSPRVENGVIYGRGAVDAKGHVATIIQALVALRDAGVRLSGDVMVQFVIEEEAGGNGALSVILDGMRADGVVVMESTDFGVRPAGRGAVWFKLAIEGRSTHMGRWRDGVNAIEKMMDAIRVLQKYEQKLVAESGGDPLFPDTEANVKVNIGTIQGGEWPSMVAGNCVIEGGVGFLPNKRLADIKAEVKAALEAGVDDWTRNHYTLEFTRLHNEAYRMPPDHPLAQELYKSAISLGAKSDVTGMTASCDARLFWHRGGMPTVVFGPGKFPYAHALDEQITIDEIALGAKILADFLIRWCGT; via the coding sequence ATGGATGCAAAAATATCCTCTTTAATTGACCAATGGTCGAATAATGCAACAAGCCTTCTTGCCAATCTCATTTCCTTCCGAAGTACGGTGGGCAATGAGGGCGAGGTTCAGAGGTTCCTTGCTGATTATATTTGCGAACTTGGTTTCGAGCCTCGCCTTGTCCCAATACATCCAGGCATTGAGATGGACCCCGATTATACGCTAGTGCCAAATCACAAGGGTTATGAAGGCCGCGCAAATCTCGTTTTCACACTTCCCGGCAATGGCAAAGGGAAAAGTATTATCTTAAACACTCATGTGGATGTGGTTCCTGGGCCAGACGAGCTTTTTAGCCCACGAGTTGAGAATGGCGTTATTTATGGGCGCGGTGCTGTTGACGCAAAAGGCCATGTAGCTACAATCATTCAGGCTCTAGTAGCTCTTAGAGATGCCGGTGTAAGGCTTAGCGGCGATGTGATGGTTCAGTTTGTAATCGAGGAAGAGGCAGGTGGCAATGGTGCACTTTCGGTAATTCTTGATGGTATGAGGGCTGATGGCGTGGTTGTAATGGAATCAACCGATTTCGGCGTAAGGCCAGCTGGACGCGGGGCAGTATGGTTCAAGCTTGCCATCGAAGGCAGATCCACTCATATGGGGCGTTGGCGCGATGGCGTGAATGCGATTGAGAAAATGATGGATGCGATTCGCGTGCTCCAAAAATACGAACAAAAGCTTGTGGCTGAATCCGGGGGCGATCCTTTGTTTCCCGATACAGAGGCAAATGTCAAAGTAAATATCGGCACAATCCAGGGTGGCGAGTGGCCTTCTATGGTGGCAGGCAATTGTGTGATAGAAGGCGGTGTCGGTTTCCTGCCTAATAAACGATTAGCAGATATCAAGGCGGAGGTCAAAGCTGCGCTCGAAGCAGGCGTTGATGATTGGACTCGCAACCACTATACCCTTGAGTTCACGCGCCTTCATAACGAGGCTTACCGCATGCCACCAGACCACCCGCTGGCGCAGGAGCTTTACAAATCAGCAATTTCATTGGGCGCAAAGTCCGATGTTACAGGAATGACGGCATCGTGCGATGCGCGCCTTTTCTGGCATAGAGGTGGTATGCCCACGGTTGTATTCGGACCAGGAAAGTTTCCTTACGCCCATGCGCTCGACGAACAAATCACAATAGATGAGATAGCGCTTGGTGCGAAGATCTTGGCAGATTTTCTTATTCGCTGGTGTGGAACCTAG
- a CDS encoding sugar ABC transporter permease has translation MRKRNQQLTIIAFLAPAVILYAIFFLFPMAQAFYIALFRWRGLSTNKEFVGLQNFRSLLLEDPIFWKALSHNLVFLGISLPIVLIVGLFVSYALSRKVWGASMYRAVYLFPNMISVVAVAVLWSFVYNMQFGLLNSFLKAIGLERYATGWLGEPSTALPAVVVVSIWYSLGFYIVLFLAGMQSIPTSFYEAAAIDGATHWQSFRHVTIPLLWEILKLGVIYLVIHTLNIFGLVYVITCGQCGPNYHTETMLTYLYRLAFTESNYGYATALGVVAFLLILGFALISLRLMKREAVEF, from the coding sequence ATGCGCAAGCGAAACCAACAACTAACGATTATAGCTTTTCTGGCGCCAGCGGTAATTCTATATGCCATTTTCTTCCTCTTTCCCATGGCGCAGGCATTCTATATTGCGCTTTTCCGCTGGCGAGGGCTCTCAACAAACAAAGAGTTCGTTGGACTGCAGAATTTCCGCAGCCTACTTCTGGAAGACCCAATTTTCTGGAAGGCACTCAGCCACAACCTAGTTTTTTTGGGCATATCGCTCCCTATAGTTCTAATTGTGGGGCTATTCGTCTCCTATGCCCTGAGCCGCAAGGTATGGGGCGCAAGCATGTACCGAGCTGTGTACCTCTTTCCAAACATGATCTCGGTCGTTGCAGTAGCCGTCCTGTGGTCGTTCGTCTATAACATGCAGTTTGGACTCCTCAACAGCTTCCTAAAAGCAATCGGCCTCGAAAGATATGCAACCGGATGGCTGGGCGAACCCTCAACTGCACTGCCAGCGGTGGTCGTCGTAAGCATTTGGTACAGTCTCGGCTTTTATATTGTGCTCTTCCTGGCTGGAATGCAAAGCATACCTACGTCTTTTTATGAGGCAGCTGCAATAGACGGTGCAACCCACTGGCAGTCATTTCGCCATGTCACAATACCACTGCTCTGGGAAATCTTAAAGCTAGGAGTTATTTACCTTGTAATACATACACTAAACATCTTTGGATTAGTCTACGTTATCACATGTGGTCAGTGTGGCCCGAATTACCACACCGAAACGATGTTGACCTATCTTTATCGATTGGCATTTACTGAAAGTAATTATGGATATGCTACAGCTTTGGGTGTTGTAGCTTTCCTGTTGATACTTGGTTTCGCGCTCATATCACTTCGCCTGATGAAGCGAGAGGCAGTGGAGTTTTAG
- a CDS encoding Gfo/Idh/MocA family oxidoreductase → MAVKIAVVGAGKFGEVHLKIFKQLEMDGVAELKGFSTIKQEEIDRNEPIYGVKGYLDYKEMLEKEDLDAITVVTPDFLHREIAVYAANCGKHVLCEKPLDVTVEGCDKMIEAARKNNVILQVDFHKRYDPDHMAVEAGVRAGKLGDILYGHCYMEDRIEVPVDWFPHWAPHGSPLWFLGSHFIDLMRWIIKSDGESVWAKGSKKKLLGEFGIDMYDSVSALVAFKNGAAVSFDVSWILPRKFEAIVNQGMRIVGTKGVWEVDSQDRGDRSCFEDEGMRTWNNNFMREEKDKQGRTIYRGYGVESIADFVYNVQFLKNGGTLEQLAGKYPSGEDGREVTRICAGIAKSLETGEVVKL, encoded by the coding sequence ATGGCAGTAAAGATTGCAGTAGTGGGGGCAGGAAAGTTCGGCGAGGTCCATTTAAAAATCTTCAAACAGCTGGAAATGGATGGCGTTGCTGAGCTGAAAGGTTTTTCCACTATCAAGCAGGAGGAGATTGACCGTAACGAGCCAATCTATGGAGTCAAAGGCTATCTTGATTATAAAGAGATGCTGGAAAAGGAAGATCTTGACGCAATTACTGTGGTGACTCCCGACTTCCTCCACCGCGAAATTGCCGTGTACGCCGCGAATTGCGGCAAGCACGTTCTATGTGAAAAGCCGCTCGATGTCACAGTTGAGGGCTGTGACAAAATGATTGAAGCGGCAAGGAAAAACAATGTAATTCTGCAGGTGGATTTTCATAAGCGTTATGATCCCGACCATATGGCGGTCGAGGCGGGTGTTCGTGCGGGGAAGCTAGGGGATATCCTATATGGCCATTGCTATATGGAAGACCGAATTGAGGTGCCAGTTGATTGGTTTCCACATTGGGCGCCACATGGCTCGCCGCTCTGGTTTCTAGGCAGTCACTTTATAGACTTGATGAGGTGGATTATAAAGTCTGACGGTGAATCTGTTTGGGCAAAAGGTAGCAAGAAAAAGCTCCTTGGCGAGTTTGGCATAGATATGTATGATTCGGTGAGTGCACTTGTGGCATTCAAGAATGGCGCAGCTGTTTCGTTTGATGTGTCTTGGATACTTCCTCGAAAATTTGAGGCAATTGTGAATCAAGGCATGAGAATAGTTGGCACGAAAGGCGTGTGGGAGGTTGACAGCCAGGACCGCGGCGACAGGTCATGCTTCGAAGACGAGGGTATGCGCACCTGGAACAACAACTTCATGCGTGAGGAAAAAGACAAGCAGGGGCGAACAATATATCGAGGCTATGGAGTTGAGAGTATCGCCGATTTTGTTTATAACGTGCAGTTTTTGAAAAATGGTGGCACCCTTGAACAACTAGCTGGGAAGTATCCTTCAGGTGAAGATGGTCGCGAAGTAACCCGCATATGTGCGGGAATTGCAAAAAGCTTGGAGACCGGCGAGGTCGTCAAGTTGTAA
- the lepB gene encoding signal peptidase I produces the protein MACEYKPDVLRSSSFRLACENNKTGNVRLIAVVAMLGLVAIGWRMSPYRFGIVVGDSMMPSLKPNHPFLMEIRSYKHYPPAKGDVVVFEWNGEMCVKRVVGSPGEILWLLEYPKDNSPLHTRYVIPTSELDQLQELYGKLPNVVKFKKVRVPQGCVYVVGDAQGLSLDSRYFGPVETEKIIGRVLLPTTRKIPSLIGREQITAENSRT, from the coding sequence ATGGCCTGTGAGTACAAACCAGACGTCTTGCGGTCATCAAGCTTTCGCCTGGCATGTGAGAACAACAAAACGGGAAACGTCCGGCTCATCGCAGTAGTTGCCATGCTTGGTTTGGTAGCAATTGGATGGCGCATGTCGCCCTACCGATTTGGCATTGTTGTCGGGGATTCGATGATGCCGTCACTCAAGCCCAACCATCCGTTTCTTATGGAAATACGTTCCTATAAGCATTACCCGCCGGCAAAAGGCGACGTAGTTGTCTTCGAATGGAACGGGGAAATGTGCGTCAAGCGCGTAGTTGGCAGCCCAGGCGAAATATTATGGCTTCTTGAATACCCCAAGGATAACAGTCCGTTGCATACCAGGTATGTTATTCCAACTTCAGAATTAGACCAGCTTCAAGAACTTTATGGCAAGCTTCCAAATGTAGTAAAATTCAAGAAAGTGCGTGTACCGCAGGGCTGTGTCTATGTTGTCGGAGATGCTCAGGGGCTTTCACTTGACAGCCGATACTTCGGTCCCGTCGAGACGGAAAAGATCATTGGCCGAGTGCTCCTGCCAACAACGAGAAAGATTCCTTCACTAATTGGGCGCGAACAAATAACGGCGGAAAATTCGCGCACGTAA
- a CDS encoding N-acetylmuramoyl-L-alanine amidase, with translation MRKVLTIICMLALVICLASGVSAHLTEKKICIDPGHGGSDPGAVSGGYEEEDINLAIGNRMNVRFINDAASTKMTRTSDVYVSLSSRCSIANTWGANRFESTHCNAFSSSTANGTETYCCPGCSTYSYDLRNKVNPELVSHMGTVNRGVKTASFTVLTGTTMPAILGEVAFITNTADRNKLISSTYQDYAGIAYLHGTQSHYGVTPHTH, from the coding sequence GTGAGAAAGGTGCTAACTATAATTTGCATGCTGGCGCTTGTGATTTGTCTTGCTTCTGGCGTCAGCGCCCACCTTACGGAGAAGAAAATCTGCATCGACCCGGGTCATGGTGGCTCGGACCCAGGCGCAGTAAGTGGTGGTTATGAAGAGGAAGACATCAACCTTGCAATTGGTAACAGGATGAATGTTCGCTTCATTAATGATGCGGCTTCAACAAAAATGACAAGGACAAGCGATGTCTACGTTTCTCTCTCAAGCAGATGCTCAATAGCCAACACATGGGGAGCAAATAGGTTCGAGAGCACCCACTGCAATGCCTTCAGCAGCAGCACGGCTAACGGTACGGAGACCTACTGCTGCCCTGGGTGCAGCACCTACTCCTATGACCTGCGCAACAAGGTTAACCCTGAACTCGTTTCCCATATGGGAACAGTAAATAGGGGTGTAAAGACAGCTTCGTTCACAGTGCTGACCGGGACAACGATGCCTGCAATTCTGGGCGAGGTTGCGTTCATAACCAACACCGCCGACCGCAACAAACTCATAAGCTCGACATATCAGGATTATGCAGGCATTGCGTACCTGCATGGAACGCAGAGCCACTATGGCGTAACCCCGCACACCCATTAA
- a CDS encoding DUF2961 domain-containing protein, with protein sequence MIGLTSLASLPRLRDYTSHRISSWDTTGGNADMWRIDPGEKRILAEIEGPACIKHIWMTLGIKQEDYVRRIVLRMYWDDCPEPSVECPIGDFFGMGHGMRKNFVTLPLQMSPQNGKGFNSWWPMPFKKKGIIEVENQSPETYSHYFYIDYEKYPSQEAVEDLAYFHVQWRREADTHGWAFEEGLRREDYAETPRMKHPSAEGNYVICDVEGDGIYCGAHLDIDCFQRNPNDWYGEGDDMVFIDGEKWPPSLHGTGTEDWFNCAYCPTQEYNAPYHGIILYSGNENWRWKGKNTVYRYYIEDPIRFRKSILVTIEHGHANKLSNDYSSTAYYYLTKPKRGGPELPPVEERLPRPNEPVYEGKR encoded by the coding sequence ATGATTGGTCTTACAAGTCTAGCTTCCTTGCCGAGGCTGCGTGATTATACGAGCCACCGCATATCAAGTTGGGATACAACTGGCGGAAATGCCGACATGTGGCGCATTGACCCTGGCGAGAAGAGAATTCTAGCCGAAATCGAGGGACCAGCGTGCATTAAGCACATATGGATGACACTGGGCATCAAACAAGAAGATTACGTTCGCCGAATAGTGCTGCGCATGTATTGGGATGATTGCCCAGAACCGAGCGTTGAGTGTCCAATTGGCGACTTTTTTGGCATGGGGCATGGAATGCGCAAGAACTTTGTGACCCTGCCACTTCAAATGAGTCCCCAGAATGGAAAGGGATTCAATTCTTGGTGGCCAATGCCATTTAAGAAAAAGGGAATAATTGAGGTCGAGAATCAATCGCCAGAAACATACAGTCATTATTTTTATATTGACTACGAAAAATATCCGTCGCAGGAAGCGGTCGAAGACCTTGCATATTTTCATGTTCAGTGGCGGCGTGAGGCTGACACACATGGCTGGGCGTTCGAGGAGGGTTTGAGGCGCGAAGATTATGCGGAGACTCCTCGAATGAAGCATCCGAGTGCTGAGGGCAACTATGTCATTTGCGACGTTGAAGGCGACGGTATCTACTGCGGCGCCCATCTCGATATTGACTGCTTCCAGAGAAATCCCAACGATTGGTATGGCGAGGGAGACGATATGGTCTTCATTGATGGCGAAAAATGGCCGCCATCGCTTCACGGAACAGGTACAGAAGATTGGTTTAACTGCGCATATTGCCCAACCCAGGAGTATAATGCGCCATATCATGGGATTATCCTCTATAGCGGAAATGAAAATTGGCGTTGGAAAGGGAAGAACACAGTTTACCGTTACTACATAGAAGACCCCATCCGATTTAGGAAGAGCATTTTGGTGACGATTGAGCATGGACATGCAAACAAGTTAAGCAATGACTATTCGAGCACTGCGTATTACTATCTGACTAAACCCAAGCGTGGCGGGCCTGAGCTTCCGCCAGTAGAAGAGCGCCTTCCGAGGCCAAATGAGCCTGTGTATGAAGGCAAGCGATAG
- a CDS encoding glycoside hydrolase family 130 protein produces MKIVRYPENPLITPKDVPPSRSDFEVACAFNAGVAEYKDEIILLLRVAERAVGDENTVRVPTLKCEDESTCIEILEFNRNDPNADFSDPRVIRTSEQVFLTTISHLRIARSKDGRRFTADAKPAIFPDRPSEVYGVEDPRITEIDGLYYIAYKSVSPTGICTSLAVTQDFEHFEKKGIIFCPENLDVCIFPEKIGGKYVALHRPVPRYIGTPNIWLAHSHDLLHWGDHRFLLGVQRGSWDSGRVGGGAIPIRTEHGWLEIYHAATENHYYCLGALLLDLDKPYKILAKSIEPIMRPEAPYETQGFMPNVVFTCGALTRGDTLSIYYGAADTVVAGADVSISDILNSLKPV; encoded by the coding sequence ATGAAAATTGTGCGTTATCCAGAAAACCCATTAATCACACCCAAAGACGTGCCTCCATCGAGGTCTGATTTTGAAGTTGCGTGCGCATTCAACGCGGGCGTGGCGGAGTATAAAGATGAGATAATACTTCTGCTGAGAGTCGCCGAGCGTGCAGTTGGAGACGAAAATACCGTTCGCGTACCAACTCTGAAATGCGAGGACGAAAGCACATGTATTGAGATTCTCGAGTTCAACCGCAACGATCCGAACGCGGATTTTTCGGACCCGCGGGTCATCCGCACCTCGGAGCAAGTGTTTCTAACAACAATATCGCATCTTCGCATTGCAAGAAGCAAAGACGGCAGGCGCTTTACGGCGGATGCCAAGCCTGCAATTTTTCCAGATCGGCCTTCAGAAGTTTACGGTGTAGAAGACCCAAGAATTACAGAAATTGATGGCTTATACTACATTGCCTATAAAAGCGTCTCTCCAACAGGAATATGCACAAGCTTGGCGGTCACTCAGGACTTCGAACATTTCGAAAAGAAAGGCATAATATTCTGCCCTGAGAACTTAGACGTCTGTATTTTTCCAGAAAAAATTGGCGGCAAGTATGTTGCGCTACACAGACCTGTGCCGCGATATATCGGCACGCCAAATATTTGGCTCGCGCACTCACACGATCTTCTCCATTGGGGAGATCATCGCTTCCTTCTTGGCGTGCAGCGCGGCAGCTGGGACAGCGGACGTGTAGGCGGTGGAGCCATACCCATTCGAACAGAGCACGGTTGGCTAGAAATATATCATGCGGCAACCGAAAACCATTATTATTGCCTTGGAGCGCTCCTCCTAGATCTTGACAAACCGTATAAGATTCTTGCAAAAAGTATCGAGCCTATCATGCGTCCGGAGGCGCCCTATGAAACACAAGGCTTCATGCCAAACGTGGTTTTCACATGTGGAGCACTAACAAGGGGCGACACCTTAAGCATTTACTATGGCGCCGCCGATACCGTTGTTGCCGGTGCTGACGTAAGCATCAGCGATATACTTAATAGCCTTAAGCCGGTTTAA